A genomic window from Fibrobacterota bacterium includes:
- a CDS encoding dienelactone hydrolase family protein: MIALRLDAMLVQRDPSRTRSLKAESFMKILRFPILLLSSLIVSGCFDSDEGGDAPPDPYADLRKLPPDKDGTHLAHELEAGKSPYEYGFYLYLPGGMADTSAKAAVKYPMVVYLHGDGSNDNNPLTAVLNEGVPYTIANKKWHPPFPMIAVAPQNHKPVGTSWDPKKVHGFIQYLSQTYAVDSTRIYLTGMSQGGGGTFNYLATLKSDGLVAAAVPVAGWTSPGAAKTFTIPVWAFHGSDDKTLSAAKVVEAMAAFKTARPDLDSRVTLFPGLDHEFKEWYYTYVFGEHGPVDTAHQAFDQDIYSWMLRYRK; encoded by the coding sequence ATGATCGCCCTACGTCTGGATGCTATGCTTGTTCAACGCGACCCCAGTCGCACCCGATCCCTCAAGGCGGAGTCCTTCATGAAGATTTTGCGCTTCCCCATCCTGCTGCTCTCCTCCCTGATTGTCTCTGGCTGCTTCGATTCCGATGAGGGCGGCGACGCCCCTCCCGACCCGTACGCCGATCTGCGCAAATTGCCCCCCGACAAGGACGGCACCCACCTCGCGCACGAGCTGGAGGCTGGCAAGAGCCCGTACGAATACGGGTTCTACCTGTACCTTCCCGGGGGCATGGCCGATACCAGCGCGAAGGCGGCGGTCAAGTACCCGATGGTGGTGTACCTGCACGGCGACGGCTCCAACGACAACAATCCCCTCACAGCTGTGCTCAACGAAGGCGTGCCGTACACCATCGCGAACAAAAAATGGCATCCGCCCTTCCCCATGATCGCCGTGGCGCCCCAGAACCACAAACCGGTGGGGACATCCTGGGATCCCAAGAAGGTCCACGGATTCATCCAATATCTGTCCCAGACCTACGCCGTCGATTCCACCCGCATCTACCTCACCGGCATGAGCCAGGGTGGGGGCGGCACCTTCAACTACCTGGCTACCCTCAAATCGGATGGCCTGGTGGCCGCCGCCGTGCCGGTGGCGGGCTGGACCTCGCCCGGTGCCGCCAAGACCTTCACCATTCCCGTTTGGGCCTTTCATGGCTCCGACGACAAGACCTTGAGCGCGGCCAAGGTGGTGGAGGCCATGGCCGCCTTCAAGACCGCCCGCCCCGACCTCGATTCCCGGGTCACCTTGTTCCCTGGCCTCGATCACGAGTTCAAGGAGTGGTACTACACCTACGTCTTTGGCGAGCACGGCCCGGTGGACACTGCCCACCAGGCCTTCGATCAGGACATCTATTCGTGGATGCTGCGGTATCGCAAATAA
- a CDS encoding carboxypeptidase regulatory-like domain-containing protein, with protein MAIDAKGRPLAGARIALVSVGDSTGKLAALSSTGSNGQYPSFNVPDGPYSATVRDAQDSLGKFLDTLQITGGKAKVGRDTLLALGKIRGVVRLVGGETPATVIMSLYGTDIAANVRKDGTFEIDLVPGGLFTLMGSTSLDGYGTLLRRLQLRDGQDLVIPDTLSLPVTGLLAPANLWVESDTGTGDVRVRWNQVDHPNRMGYVLEKVENGAVTMSQFLTDTVWKDSLKDHWEGLPLLGPWPSREAVYRVRTRALNGAGDTRSVAQSFVAKAPEWTHRVDSVGMVMTTDTTAEISRFRWKPFLHPSVKGWRMVRLADGVEDCSGIPVGGAWSDSGCKSATVVVIDSTVPGSPGKSRIFEQRQPLLTYKLLVQNRNGQEDALFSAGKQTKVIPWVEWERAEEPYVGGWKTGWDPNANRFRVQKVGGDWEFPPLEVDCFFGWGDSAWVLRQLDSTRVRLYSRVSAGKWVESDFVSKERILRYFVLSVRDGVPVAGAQRNNGTTMYGVFRNGQFDYSEEVALPYDQKDRISMDILNWSPISDSLLFVGTDPTSGHIWQALDVTRYLKGQPAEQKVWEFQQPEWTAEFTQGVDYNVFIWHLSKDGGYFPRFVYQNWNGDGYVLPKSQYTKSGRYNRILVKDGVIYGEFCSDQVCDGFWKAKLNFPSSR; from the coding sequence ATGGCCATCGATGCCAAGGGACGCCCGTTGGCCGGGGCGCGCATCGCCTTGGTGAGCGTGGGGGATTCCACCGGCAAGCTCGCCGCCTTGAGCTCCACCGGATCCAACGGACAATATCCGTCCTTCAATGTCCCGGACGGCCCGTACTCCGCCACCGTGCGCGATGCGCAAGACAGTTTGGGCAAGTTCCTGGATACCCTCCAGATCACCGGCGGCAAGGCCAAGGTGGGTCGCGACACGTTGCTTGCCTTGGGCAAAATCCGCGGCGTGGTGCGATTGGTGGGCGGCGAGACCCCCGCCACCGTGATCATGTCGCTGTACGGCACCGACATCGCGGCCAATGTCCGCAAGGACGGCACCTTCGAGATCGATCTGGTTCCGGGTGGCCTGTTCACCCTGATGGGCTCCACCTCGCTGGACGGCTACGGCACCTTGCTGCGCCGCCTGCAACTGCGCGACGGACAGGATTTGGTGATCCCCGACACGTTGTCCCTTCCGGTCACGGGCTTGCTGGCCCCTGCCAACCTCTGGGTGGAATCGGACACGGGCACCGGCGACGTGCGCGTGCGCTGGAACCAGGTGGACCACCCCAACCGCATGGGCTACGTGCTGGAGAAGGTGGAGAACGGCGCGGTCACCATGAGTCAATTCCTGACCGACACGGTCTGGAAGGATTCGCTGAAAGACCATTGGGAGGGCTTGCCTTTGCTGGGGCCTTGGCCTTCTCGTGAGGCCGTTTACCGAGTGCGTACGCGCGCCCTGAACGGAGCGGGGGATACGCGGTCGGTGGCGCAGAGCTTTGTGGCCAAGGCGCCGGAGTGGACGCATCGGGTGGATTCGGTTGGCATGGTGATGACCACCGACACCACCGCCGAGATTTCCCGGTTCCGCTGGAAGCCTTTCCTGCATCCGAGCGTGAAAGGATGGCGGATGGTGCGCCTGGCTGATGGAGTGGAGGATTGCTCGGGTATTCCGGTGGGTGGAGCCTGGTCGGATTCCGGGTGCAAATCCGCCACTGTGGTGGTAATCGATTCCACCGTGCCTGGGTCACCGGGAAAAAGTCGAATTTTTGAGCAGAGGCAACCTCTCTTGACCTACAAGTTGCTTGTTCAAAATCGAAATGGGCAGGAAGACGCTCTGTTTTCTGCGGGCAAACAAACGAAGGTCATTCCGTGGGTGGAATGGGAGCGTGCTGAAGAGCCTTATGTTGGGGGGTGGAAAACAGGCTGGGATCCGAATGCGAATCGTTTTAGGGTGCAGAAAGTTGGAGGGGATTGGGAGTTCCCTCCCCTAGAGGTTGATTGCTTTTTTGGGTGGGGTGATTCGGCTTGGGTACTTCGTCAGCTGGATTCGACTCGCGTGCGATTATATTCTCGTGTTTCCGCGGGGAAATGGGTTGAATCGGACTTTGTTTCAAAAGAAAGGATCCTTCGTTATTTTGTGCTTTCAGTTCGAGATGGCGTTCCTGTGGCGGGAGCTCAGAGAAATAATGGCACCACTATGTATGGCGTATTTAGAAATGGGCAGTTTGATTATTCGGAAGAAGTTGCGTTGCCTTATGATCAAAAAGACAGAATATCAATGGATATTTTGAATTGGTCGCCTATTTCAGATAGTCTCCTTTTCGTAGGGACAGATCCAACTTCTGGTCATATATGGCAAGCGCTGGATGTTACTCGTTACCTGAAAGGTCAGCCTGCCGAGCAGAAAGTCTGGGAGTTTCAACAACCGGAATGGACGGCAGAATTTACTCAAGGCGTGGATTATAATGTATTCATCTGGCATCTCTCGAAGGATGGTGGGTATTTTCCGAGATTTGTATATCAAAATTGGAATGGAGATGGGTATGTGTTGCCAAAATCACAGTACACGAAATCCGGCAGGTATAATCGCATTCTCGTGAAAGACGGTGTGATTTATGGGGAGTTTTGTAGCGATCAGGTCTGCGATGGATTTTGGAAGGCTAAGCTCAATTTTCCCTCGAGTCGATAG
- a CDS encoding TIGR02147 family protein, translated as MNDPIVYEFHDFRAWLAAWFAYQSSEVEPELSKSEVSRRLGLPRTRSYFTDVLRGKIVSPVFVERFVELTELNRTEAKYFRALVRFGQATDPREREEAFDDVVALNRVPWAKAAGDSWEYYKDWRNQLVRALLLVGECTGDWEALAKKSLLPISAVEVKKTIAVLERLGMVSKADGVWKPAQPSLSTGTGLSEKILRQAQMVQLEHIRDDLLHDSDGRPPRKVTTTLVSVSGSGLERILVRMDRLRSEIRAIAHRDPSPADRVYLVAIAAVPLTRTREEQP; from the coding sequence ATGAACGATCCCATTGTCTATGAATTCCATGACTTCCGGGCTTGGCTGGCGGCTTGGTTCGCCTACCAGTCCTCGGAGGTGGAGCCAGAACTCTCCAAAAGTGAAGTCAGTCGCCGCTTGGGTTTGCCGCGCACCCGCAGCTACTTCACGGATGTCTTGCGCGGCAAGATCGTCAGCCCCGTGTTCGTGGAACGGTTCGTGGAACTCACCGAGCTCAACCGCACGGAAGCCAAGTACTTCCGGGCGTTGGTGCGGTTCGGACAGGCAACGGATCCTCGCGAGCGTGAAGAGGCCTTCGACGATGTGGTCGCTCTGAACCGGGTCCCCTGGGCGAAAGCGGCGGGGGACAGTTGGGAGTATTACAAGGATTGGCGAAACCAGTTGGTGCGCGCCCTCCTGTTGGTGGGCGAGTGCACCGGCGATTGGGAAGCGTTGGCTAAAAAGAGCCTTCTCCCGATTTCCGCCGTGGAGGTCAAGAAGACCATCGCGGTGCTGGAACGGTTGGGAATGGTCTCCAAAGCCGATGGTGTTTGGAAGCCCGCCCAGCCATCGCTCTCCACCGGCACGGGCCTTTCGGAAAAAATTCTCCGTCAGGCGCAAATGGTGCAGTTGGAGCACATCCGCGACGACTTGCTGCACGATTCCGATGGCCGTCCACCCCGCAAGGTCACCACCACCTTGGTGTCCGTTTCCGGCTCCGGCTTGGAGCGGATCCTGGTGCGGATGGATCGACTCCGTTCCGAAATCCGGGCCATCGCGCACCGCGACCCGAGCCCGGCCGATCGAGTTTACCTGGTGGCCATCGCCGCCGTCCCCCTTACCCGTACCCGCGAGGAGCAACCATGA
- a CDS encoding fibro-slime domain-containing protein yields the protein MSRFAHQNSPFRLLPMVGVMFLAFVAPVQAAKTLMIMVDYFGQRTQMDTVINLRVYQPTTEVKMVNGSAPPSPVLTNAYETERFGWWYALPNFSPDDYAMGRVRFNTTYSRGWYQNDSTYRASAGDTLWFPDTQTTFTYQNMSTGVQTPVVLPITTPKFFVFPDTANYRGPKLYRAAGNSETELLNVRQTVTVGTKSVIQPGALDKCMESVPGDTIWIRWGTPAAPPGQSPKEADMQCTGFNPFSTRFGIVNLRNPWPGADLPVVEFNGQDVPLYPHATNPDWLTADLRFLAPLGVPVGTIRFKKGAGSPNTFDSAGVDQADIKPFVITSGGANWYFIPSEAGGGIVSGKGALPKPTHTIFVQNPWFPGSPRLMWEEDANLHVLRPTQYCGWFSYPLYAAPKRVLIGHSFEDSSYGSLGVQFRKRANWIDIPATAISATNQTWIQTKNAANVRTPAVAVASTSAKDCSTDTLKLVMEAFDFKGRGEVGGNPPFQVGGPTETKGDASSGLVKGMVQGTLGANGLPVYTGRDSGDWQSGGINNQGPAKALPLAQSLWKKSTPTNWFDTVALKAAVPGIAIGHGCVELPLVKNGAKDSGYYKFSDTSFFPLDTISDRRGYSPLTATDNKLHNFLFCMHGHAAFEYTPGLKFEFRGDDDVWVFINNKLAVDLGGSHAPESASVNLDKMRLREGNIYPFDIFYCERQLSGSSILIRTTMDLQPTWKYKALATPVGTGMRIEIQGNQKNNFVPTCADLMKPQAESWVTTNGRMVVVGPPGSGLSDNYASDTSLYNGNLIYQGGLITLDTNKLIADPGLMWPGKYTIRVESRLGDSLYTISFTKKFGAVVVKGTVLDGNGDGIADSIRLVAPSALFKATDNPSSHVVWFDAAGKRDSIIAIATMIRQEGDTAQTISIESKVWGVRTQLPAIRPDSLGVVLTYPSGLLVPLNNPIKLADGIAPVADSAWMVYDTSGTGRDSLYVLATEPLKAIALSAIPSLAGTVVVGNRTLPRLVSLAPTMIGNASGFVLTFDPALNPIQSGDSLRLGGLLADLVGNSPGLNSVWVKIKIDPIATSWMLDSNGDGAPDSVVVSAKGSLASVDSAKVQWKTYAGIDTVVTIPTPGGIGLGLRLPAGILQNATYCQGCKLTVFSGADSRRFPLADSVPAAAISAKYIYGKGFDTLVVKATEAIFPGAIPGEGWLAQKLVGDVGTLGTLIAGAGQTFGDTIKLIVVPGAFTGDSVRLRGSAKDKFGSAPGAVSPFVKVIFGSQPIAVAVYDANGDGAADSVVFQLTRGASGGPTPDGFTVQWGGVEKSATSLTKSADGKSWSGPIGPFAAGVTSTPAGSAGWIQVGTDVATWRATVDDSVPAVALKAAYRYGIGVDSLVVTTSEPVTEGNLPGEGWFGLKNAGSADVAGRIVVATNALGQATTQIVLMVAPGTADGDSLRLRGWARDVNWVVPGKISPFVPLVYGPQKIKVILRDANGDGQADDVEYRLTRSASGAPVPTEFGLTWNGVVLKAASLTRSADLMSWRGPIGPAALATVGLPTDMGWITVGTDVDSYRAVVEDSIAPVATSAKLIFGFEPGSADTLEIIGSEPIFNSGAALALLAADPATGAPIRIMSATPEISGKVLRVVVPQGSITSDVAWARFDKSINDGRNAVGDSSRWVPLKVTPSGRGSMFDSNGDGQADSISVELRGALVATDVVVRWPGATGAIEAKTWQITNIRSGTFGVRAQDGGFAKGVTSCPSGCTIQFLDNGVEVATWTLLDKVAPMVVSGTYTFGGVGSPDTLVVNFSEPVKSLSANPSWVEWGGKAVTGSVNHSPVPVLSANGLMATLYLQGANIATDTWDSVRIASGALAGNLADLGGTVAGMTSPFTELDWGIPPMTAAVYDPDGQGRGTQVGVWLSHPVPVAAFKMIKKVSVTWGAETRDVILDTNSTGVWKQTLTTPFALGVTSCVNCVGTVNTLSASRAISVKDSVPPSAIKATFRYSTRAIARDTLTVELSEPWTGGTAGDLFTPLVMVGRPSDATELDTVLNWYPKSGNMVQFILDTTWQDRFSRGDSTRLSWNSGKPVIKDTIGNLVGEKSRWVPIEFGMRPVEFIIEQKGIMITNGRDKSPSWAEPPAGTPGIEIMVLPLDKKYDKDYVLIGDGLKVGPDGQIIGGLTPKNPIERTMRVHIKLNRPLDGMLFVYDNIGTSVRQVDLSVLKSLWPEGSEDIERDVTIAWNGTGENGKFVASGVYLLRAVVKYKDKEGKSDFRNLLWKYGWIYEKK from the coding sequence ATGTCTCGTTTTGCTCACCAAAATTCGCCGTTCCGCTTGTTGCCCATGGTCGGCGTCATGTTCCTTGCTTTCGTGGCCCCCGTCCAAGCGGCCAAGACCTTGATGATCATGGTCGATTATTTCGGCCAGCGAACCCAGATGGATACCGTCATCAATCTACGGGTCTACCAGCCCACCACCGAAGTGAAGATGGTCAATGGAAGCGCGCCGCCCAGCCCGGTGCTCACCAACGCCTACGAAACCGAGCGCTTCGGCTGGTGGTACGCTCTGCCCAATTTCAGTCCGGACGACTACGCCATGGGTCGGGTGCGCTTCAACACCACGTACAGTCGCGGCTGGTACCAAAACGACTCCACCTATCGCGCTTCGGCAGGTGATACCCTTTGGTTTCCCGACACCCAGACCACCTTCACCTACCAGAACATGAGTACCGGTGTCCAAACGCCGGTGGTGCTTCCGATCACCACGCCCAAATTCTTCGTGTTTCCCGATACCGCCAACTATCGCGGCCCCAAGCTTTATCGGGCCGCCGGCAACAGCGAAACCGAGCTTTTGAACGTGCGTCAAACGGTCACGGTGGGGACCAAATCCGTAATCCAGCCGGGTGCCTTGGACAAATGCATGGAATCCGTGCCGGGCGACACCATTTGGATTCGTTGGGGAACTCCCGCTGCGCCTCCAGGCCAGAGCCCCAAAGAAGCAGATATGCAATGCACGGGATTCAATCCGTTCAGCACGCGTTTTGGCATCGTGAACCTTCGCAATCCCTGGCCAGGCGCGGATCTTCCCGTGGTCGAATTCAACGGGCAGGACGTCCCGTTGTACCCGCATGCCACCAATCCAGACTGGCTGACGGCCGATCTTCGCTTTTTGGCCCCGCTGGGGGTGCCGGTGGGAACCATCCGTTTCAAAAAAGGGGCTGGTAGCCCCAATACCTTCGATTCCGCTGGCGTGGACCAAGCGGACATCAAGCCTTTCGTGATCACTTCCGGCGGTGCCAACTGGTACTTCATTCCTTCCGAGGCTGGGGGAGGAATTGTCTCTGGCAAGGGTGCGCTTCCCAAGCCCACTCACACCATCTTTGTCCAGAATCCCTGGTTCCCGGGCAGCCCTCGCTTGATGTGGGAAGAAGACGCGAACCTACACGTGTTGCGTCCCACCCAATATTGCGGTTGGTTTTCCTATCCGCTCTACGCGGCACCCAAGCGGGTCTTGATCGGGCACTCCTTCGAGGATTCCAGCTATGGTTCCCTGGGGGTCCAGTTCCGCAAGCGTGCCAACTGGATCGACATTCCCGCGACGGCCATCAGTGCCACTAACCAGACCTGGATCCAGACGAAGAATGCGGCGAATGTCCGCACTCCGGCAGTGGCGGTCGCCAGCACCTCCGCCAAGGACTGCTCGACCGACACTCTGAAGCTCGTGATGGAGGCCTTCGACTTCAAGGGACGTGGCGAAGTGGGGGGCAACCCTCCGTTCCAGGTCGGTGGTCCCACCGAAACCAAGGGTGACGCCAGCTCCGGCCTGGTGAAGGGAATGGTCCAGGGAACTCTGGGAGCCAATGGACTTCCCGTGTACACCGGACGTGACTCCGGCGATTGGCAGTCGGGTGGCATCAACAACCAAGGTCCTGCCAAGGCTCTCCCGCTTGCCCAGTCCCTCTGGAAGAAATCCACCCCGACCAATTGGTTCGACACGGTCGCCTTGAAGGCTGCCGTCCCGGGTATCGCCATCGGACACGGATGCGTGGAGTTGCCCTTGGTCAAGAATGGAGCCAAGGACAGCGGCTACTACAAGTTCTCGGACACGTCCTTCTTCCCTCTCGATACCATTTCGGATCGCCGAGGTTATTCGCCCCTGACGGCGACCGACAACAAACTGCACAACTTCCTGTTTTGCATGCACGGTCACGCGGCGTTCGAATACACTCCTGGCTTGAAGTTCGAGTTCCGTGGCGACGACGACGTCTGGGTGTTCATCAACAACAAGCTGGCCGTGGACCTCGGTGGCAGCCATGCTCCAGAATCCGCCAGTGTGAACCTCGATAAGATGCGTCTGCGCGAAGGCAACATCTATCCCTTCGACATTTTCTACTGCGAGCGCCAGCTGAGCGGCTCCTCCATTCTGATTCGCACCACCATGGATCTCCAACCCACCTGGAAATACAAGGCTCTGGCCACTCCGGTGGGCACGGGCATGCGCATCGAGATCCAGGGGAACCAGAAAAACAACTTCGTACCCACCTGTGCGGACTTGATGAAGCCCCAGGCCGAAAGCTGGGTGACCACCAACGGTCGGATGGTCGTGGTCGGGCCTCCTGGTTCGGGCCTTTCGGACAACTATGCGTCCGACACATCCCTCTACAATGGCAATCTGATCTACCAAGGCGGATTGATCACCCTGGATACCAACAAGTTGATCGCCGATCCCGGTCTGATGTGGCCGGGCAAGTACACGATCCGGGTGGAGTCCAGGTTGGGCGACTCCTTATACACCATTTCCTTCACGAAGAAGTTCGGAGCCGTGGTGGTCAAGGGAACCGTTCTGGACGGAAATGGCGATGGCATCGCTGATTCCATCCGTCTCGTGGCTCCTTCGGCCCTGTTCAAGGCCACCGACAACCCCTCCTCCCATGTGGTCTGGTTCGACGCGGCGGGCAAGCGTGATTCGATCATCGCCATCGCCACCATGATCCGCCAGGAAGGGGACACCGCCCAGACGATTTCCATCGAATCCAAGGTTTGGGGCGTCCGAACCCAACTTCCGGCCATTCGGCCTGATTCGCTGGGCGTGGTTCTCACCTACCCCAGTGGTCTTCTCGTTCCGTTGAACAATCCCATCAAGCTGGCGGATGGAATCGCTCCGGTGGCCGACAGCGCATGGATGGTCTACGACACTTCCGGCACGGGACGCGATTCCCTCTACGTTCTGGCCACGGAGCCGCTCAAGGCCATCGCGCTTTCCGCGATTCCCTCCCTGGCCGGTACGGTGGTGGTCGGCAACCGGACGCTCCCGCGTCTGGTCAGTCTCGCGCCCACCATGATCGGAAATGCCAGTGGCTTTGTTCTCACCTTCGATCCTGCCCTCAATCCGATCCAGTCCGGGGACTCCCTCCGGTTGGGTGGGTTGCTGGCCGACTTGGTGGGCAATTCTCCAGGATTGAACTCGGTTTGGGTGAAGATCAAGATCGACCCCATCGCCACTTCCTGGATGCTGGATTCCAACGGGGATGGCGCACCCGATTCCGTGGTGGTTTCCGCCAAGGGAAGTCTTGCCAGTGTGGATTCGGCCAAGGTCCAGTGGAAGACCTACGCGGGCATTGACACCGTCGTCACCATCCCGACCCCGGGTGGAATCGGACTGGGATTGCGCCTTCCGGCCGGCATCCTCCAGAATGCCACCTACTGCCAGGGCTGCAAGCTCACCGTGTTTTCGGGAGCGGATTCGCGTCGTTTCCCGCTTGCCGACTCCGTTCCTGCGGCGGCGATTTCCGCCAAGTACATCTATGGAAAGGGATTCGACACCCTGGTGGTGAAGGCCACCGAGGCCATCTTCCCGGGCGCCATTCCTGGAGAAGGATGGCTTGCCCAGAAGCTGGTGGGTGACGTGGGCACACTGGGGACTCTGATCGCGGGCGCCGGGCAAACCTTCGGCGATACCATCAAGTTGATCGTGGTCCCAGGCGCCTTCACCGGTGATTCCGTCCGGCTGCGCGGATCGGCGAAAGACAAGTTCGGGAGTGCGCCTGGTGCGGTCAGTCCCTTCGTGAAGGTGATCTTCGGTTCCCAGCCCATCGCCGTGGCGGTCTACGATGCCAATGGCGACGGCGCGGCCGACAGCGTGGTCTTCCAGTTGACCCGAGGCGCATCCGGTGGTCCGACCCCGGATGGATTCACCGTCCAGTGGGGCGGAGTCGAAAAGTCGGCCACCAGTCTGACGAAATCCGCAGATGGCAAATCCTGGTCGGGGCCCATCGGTCCCTTCGCCGCGGGGGTGACCTCCACGCCTGCGGGCAGTGCGGGTTGGATCCAGGTGGGAACGGATGTCGCGACCTGGCGAGCTACGGTGGACGATTCCGTTCCGGCAGTGGCTCTCAAGGCCGCCTATCGCTACGGAATCGGAGTGGATTCCTTGGTGGTGACCACCTCCGAGCCGGTCACGGAAGGCAATCTGCCAGGAGAAGGCTGGTTCGGACTCAAGAACGCCGGTAGTGCGGATGTGGCGGGACGGATCGTCGTAGCCACGAACGCCTTGGGGCAGGCGACCACCCAAATCGTCCTGATGGTGGCGCCGGGAACGGCAGACGGCGATTCTCTCCGTCTGCGCGGCTGGGCCCGCGATGTGAATTGGGTGGTTCCCGGAAAGATCTCTCCGTTCGTACCCTTGGTCTATGGGCCGCAGAAGATCAAGGTGATCTTGCGGGACGCCAATGGCGACGGCCAGGCCGACGATGTCGAATACCGACTGACCCGCTCGGCCTCCGGCGCTCCGGTACCCACCGAGTTCGGCCTGACTTGGAACGGCGTGGTGCTCAAGGCGGCCAGCCTCACCCGCAGCGCCGATCTGATGTCCTGGCGTGGACCCATCGGGCCTGCCGCACTGGCGACCGTCGGCTTGCCGACAGACATGGGTTGGATCACCGTGGGAACCGATGTGGATTCGTATCGGGCCGTGGTGGAAGATTCCATCGCTCCCGTGGCGACTTCCGCCAAGCTGATCTTCGGGTTCGAGCCTGGCTCGGCTGACACCTTGGAAATCATTGGATCCGAGCCGATCTTCAATAGCGGAGCCGCCTTGGCGTTGCTCGCTGCGGATCCCGCGACGGGCGCACCCATCAGGATCATGTCCGCGACACCGGAGATTTCAGGCAAGGTTTTGCGGGTGGTCGTCCCGCAAGGTTCGATCACCAGCGATGTGGCTTGGGCGCGCTTCGACAAATCCATCAACGATGGACGCAACGCCGTGGGGGATTCGTCTCGCTGGGTGCCGCTGAAAGTCACGCCATCCGGCCGTGGATCGATGTTCGACTCCAACGGGGACGGCCAAGCCGACTCGATCTCGGTGGAACTGAGGGGCGCGCTGGTGGCCACGGATGTGGTTGTCAGGTGGCCTGGAGCGACCGGAGCCATCGAGGCCAAGACTTGGCAGATCACCAACATCCGCTCCGGAACCTTCGGGGTCCGTGCGCAAGATGGAGGATTCGCGAAGGGTGTCACTTCCTGCCCCTCTGGCTGCACGATCCAGTTCTTGGACAACGGAGTCGAAGTGGCCACATGGACCCTGCTCGACAAGGTGGCTCCGATGGTGGTTTCCGGCACCTACACCTTCGGGGGCGTTGGCTCGCCGGACACGTTGGTCGTCAACTTCAGCGAGCCCGTCAAGTCGCTTTCCGCCAACCCCAGCTGGGTCGAGTGGGGTGGCAAGGCGGTGACAGGTTCTGTGAATCACAGCCCGGTTCCCGTCCTGTCCGCCAACGGATTGATGGCGACCCTGTACCTGCAGGGTGCCAACATCGCTACGGATACATGGGACTCCGTGCGCATCGCCTCCGGAGCGCTCGCAGGGAATTTGGCGGACCTTGGTGGGACCGTGGCTGGAATGACCAGTCCCTTCACGGAGCTCGATTGGGGCATTCCGCCCATGACCGCCGCGGTCTACGATCCGGATGGCCAGGGTCGCGGAACCCAGGTTGGCGTCTGGCTCTCGCACCCGGTACCTGTGGCTGCCTTCAAGATGATCAAAAAGGTCTCCGTGACCTGGGGCGCCGAAACCCGTGATGTCATCCTCGATACCAATTCCACGGGCGTCTGGAAGCAGACGCTGACCACGCCGTTTGCCTTGGGTGTCACTTCCTGCGTGAATTGCGTCGGTACGGTGAACACTCTTTCTGCCAGCCGGGCGATCTCCGTGAAGGACAGCGTGCCGCCCTCGGCGATCAAGGCGACCTTCCGCTACAGCACCCGGGCCATCGCCCGGGACACCTTGACCGTGGAACTCTCCGAGCCCTGGACAGGCGGAACCGCGGGCGATTTGTTCACCCCACTCGTGATGGTTGGCCGTCCAAGCGACGCCACGGAGCTTGACACGGTTCTGAATTGGTACCCCAAGTCCGGGAACATGGTCCAGTTCATTCTGGACACGACCTGGCAGGACCGATTCTCCCGCGGAGATTCCACTCGTCTTTCCTGGAATTCCGGCAAGCCGGTGATCAAGGACACGATCGGCAACTTGGTGGGCGAGAAGTCCCGCTGGGTACCCATCGAATTCGGCATGCGTCCGGTGGAATTCATCATCGAGCAGAAGGGGATCATGATCACCAACGGTCGGGACAAATCGCCCAGCTGGGCCGAGCCGCCTGCTGGTACTCCTGGCATCGAAATCATGGTCTTGCCCTTGGACAAGAAGTACGACAAGGACTACGTGCTGATCGGTGACGGGCTGAAGGTCGGGCCGGATGGCCAGATCATCGGCGGATTGACCCCCAAGAATCCGATCGAGCGGACCATGCGGGTGCACATCAAGCTGAACCGACCCTTGGATGGCATGCTGTTCGTCTACGACAACATCGGAACGTCCGTCCGACAGGTCGATTTGTCGGTCCTCAAGAGTCTCTGGCCTGAAGGCTCGGAAGACATCGAGCGCGATGTGACCATCGCCTGGAATGGCACCGGAGAGAACGGCAAGTTCGTCGCATCGGGCGTCTATCTGCTTCGCGCCGTGGTCAAGTACAAGGACAAGGAAGGCAAGAGCGACTTCCGCAACCTGCTCTGGAAGTACGGTTGGATCTACGAGAAGAAGTGA